A single window of Actinoallomurus bryophytorum DNA harbors:
- a CDS encoding FUSC family protein, with the protein MGASFASLRATYAESEGQAAPVYGTVTAVGVATPLLVGLLTGHAAESVLVALGAFYVALAAPGGPYGARARALLIAVAVVTVFTWLGGSLSGHPWLAVAAVPVVATLASMLPWMGATATLCTVLAAIRPTTSPVIFDGFLEMSGGLFVSALLVAPWITHRLRPLRMSLAEVAGSVAAALDVLATPGPDEEEWTDRRRRAYEAIRQARVTYGLYRAGGRDDQERPRQLIEAFRRTMDEAVALRAMLTAVRADSPPEHWERECRVAVSSLAARLRLLAGGIEARGGRPLGGDGAVALDRFARVTEEVRQEWLAGQPDLVATALLLRVRQAVERMAASVGRARQILDHGLTLGIDVPHLPERPVGGWSRFKEAVRTRSPGFRHAVRVGVAVAAAMALATGLKLPHGHWLTITVLLSLRDSYGDTVKRVIKRVGGTAIGAIVAALALAIAPGEATLVVLIFVGAILGFTFRSANYAYWMMFSTPMVMLLVDFSDALSWSAAAWRIGLTLAGGLLALAAARGLWSSGTPRRVPGQVSELMRSHARLVRAVAARFDGDDEAPVRRRTEDAVAAENDLEESAKRLGREPSPPIGLITGIRAAGTAARSVRDDLKTLVTLQEEDLDAGPVCVILDRIADHLDARADAPEAENGALDLGDLLEEFDDHLSGLDRRRRDELADGVGTDAVTTLRRLLIQAASARHAVRSLVADTESLTATGPAEEQAEGPARDGARPGG; encoded by the coding sequence ATGGGGGCGTCGTTCGCGTCGCTGCGTGCGACCTATGCCGAGTCCGAAGGGCAGGCCGCGCCGGTGTACGGCACGGTCACCGCCGTCGGCGTCGCCACGCCGCTCCTGGTCGGCCTGCTGACCGGCCACGCCGCCGAGAGCGTGCTGGTCGCCCTCGGCGCCTTCTACGTCGCCCTCGCCGCCCCCGGCGGACCGTACGGCGCCCGCGCACGCGCGCTCCTCATCGCGGTGGCCGTCGTCACGGTCTTCACCTGGCTCGGTGGTTCGCTGAGCGGCCACCCGTGGCTCGCCGTGGCGGCCGTGCCCGTCGTCGCCACGCTCGCCTCGATGCTGCCGTGGATGGGCGCGACCGCGACGCTCTGTACCGTGCTCGCCGCGATCCGGCCCACGACCAGCCCGGTGATATTCGACGGCTTTCTGGAGATGTCCGGAGGGTTGTTCGTGTCCGCGCTGCTCGTGGCGCCGTGGATCACCCACCGACTGCGTCCGCTGCGGATGTCGCTGGCCGAGGTCGCCGGCTCGGTGGCCGCCGCGCTCGACGTCCTGGCAACGCCCGGGCCGGACGAGGAGGAGTGGACGGACCGCCGCCGCCGGGCGTACGAGGCGATCAGGCAGGCGCGGGTGACGTACGGGCTCTACCGCGCGGGTGGGCGTGACGACCAGGAGCGTCCACGTCAGCTGATCGAGGCGTTCCGGCGGACGATGGACGAGGCGGTGGCCCTGCGCGCCATGCTCACCGCCGTACGCGCCGACTCGCCGCCCGAGCACTGGGAACGCGAGTGCCGTGTGGCCGTGTCCTCGCTGGCCGCGCGGCTGCGGCTGCTCGCCGGGGGCATCGAGGCGCGCGGCGGCCGTCCGCTCGGGGGTGACGGCGCCGTCGCGCTCGACCGGTTCGCGCGGGTGACCGAGGAGGTACGCCAGGAATGGCTCGCCGGGCAGCCCGATCTGGTCGCCACGGCGCTCCTCCTGCGGGTCCGGCAGGCCGTCGAGCGGATGGCCGCGAGCGTCGGCCGGGCGCGGCAGATCCTCGACCACGGCCTGACGCTCGGCATCGACGTGCCCCACCTGCCCGAACGCCCGGTGGGTGGCTGGAGCCGGTTCAAGGAGGCGGTCCGCACCCGCTCACCCGGGTTCCGTCACGCGGTACGCGTCGGGGTGGCGGTCGCGGCGGCCATGGCGCTCGCCACCGGTCTGAAGCTGCCGCACGGCCACTGGCTGACCATCACGGTCCTGCTCAGCCTCCGTGATTCCTACGGTGACACGGTCAAGCGAGTGATCAAGCGGGTCGGCGGTACCGCGATCGGCGCGATCGTCGCCGCCCTCGCCCTGGCCATCGCGCCGGGCGAGGCGACGCTGGTCGTCCTGATCTTCGTCGGCGCGATCCTCGGGTTCACGTTCCGGTCGGCGAACTACGCCTACTGGATGATGTTCAGCACTCCGATGGTCATGTTGCTGGTCGACTTCTCCGACGCGCTGTCCTGGTCGGCGGCGGCCTGGCGCATCGGGCTCACCCTCGCGGGTGGCCTGCTGGCACTGGCCGCCGCGCGTGGTCTGTGGTCGTCCGGTACGCCGCGCCGGGTCCCCGGGCAGGTCTCCGAACTGATGCGTTCCCACGCTCGGCTGGTACGGGCGGTCGCCGCACGCTTCGACGGCGACGACGAGGCGCCGGTACGCCGCCGGACCGAGGACGCGGTCGCGGCCGAGAACGACCTGGAGGAGTCGGCCAAGCGCCTCGGCAGGGAGCCCTCGCCGCCGATCGGCCTCATCACGGGGATCAGGGCCGCCGGTACGGCCGCGCGGAGCGTACGGGATGACCTGAAGACCCTGGTGACGCTGCAGGAGGAGGATCTGGACGCGGGTCCGGTGTGCGTCATCCTCGACCGGATCGCCGACCATCTGGACGCGCGGGCCGACGCGCCGGAGGCCGAAAACGGCGCGCTCGACCTAGGTGACCTGCTGGAGGAGTTCGACGACCACCTGTCGGGCCTCGACCGGCGCCGCCGCGACGAGCTGGCCGACGGCGTCGGCACCGACGCGGTCACCACGCTGCGCCGCCTGCTGATCCAGGCGGCGAGCGCCCGTCACGCCGTCCGCTCTCTCGTCGCCGACACCGAAAGCCTCACCGCGACCGGCCCGGCGGAAGAGCAAGCCGAGGGTCCTGCGAGAGACGGCGCCCGGCCAGGCGGGTGA
- a CDS encoding GAF domain-containing sensor histidine kinase: MEADRDAALHAVSAAVLAVTRHLSVHEVFQVIVRAAAQLLDARYAALGIPDDAGSFAEFVVEGVSDEQWAKIGPLPRQHGLLAVMLREDKVQRLRDVRTAQAFEGWPAAHPVLRDFLGVPIRDGEDTLGIIFLANKRQAGGFTADDEERLILFAAHAAIALTNARLYERNRELTVIEERARLARELHDAVAQKLFSLRLTAAAALAAKDPAPELERVQTLAKEALAELREVIFELRPAELEGDGLAESLRKHVQVLDRVWGAGRGRRTAVRFEGEDVALPPETESVVFRIAQEALYNALRHGDPREVTVDLTRGVLEIRDDGTGFDVSADARDGLGLESMRERAASVGAALTIESSGSGTVVRLEVRT; this comes from the coding sequence GTGGAAGCCGACCGGGACGCCGCACTGCACGCGGTCAGCGCCGCGGTGCTCGCCGTCACGCGGCACCTTTCGGTGCACGAGGTGTTCCAGGTGATCGTGCGGGCCGCCGCGCAGCTTCTCGACGCCCGGTACGCCGCTCTCGGCATACCCGACGACGCGGGCTCGTTCGCGGAGTTCGTGGTGGAGGGCGTCAGCGACGAGCAGTGGGCCAAGATCGGTCCGCTGCCGCGCCAGCACGGGCTGCTCGCGGTGATGCTGCGGGAGGACAAGGTGCAGCGGCTGCGGGACGTCCGCACGGCGCAGGCCTTCGAGGGGTGGCCCGCGGCGCATCCGGTGCTGCGCGACTTTCTCGGCGTGCCGATCCGCGACGGCGAGGACACGCTCGGCATCATCTTCCTGGCCAACAAGCGGCAGGCCGGAGGCTTCACCGCCGATGACGAAGAACGCCTCATCCTGTTCGCCGCGCACGCGGCCATCGCCTTGACCAACGCGCGCCTGTACGAGCGCAACCGCGAGCTGACCGTGATCGAGGAACGCGCCCGGCTGGCACGGGAGCTGCACGACGCGGTCGCGCAGAAGCTGTTCTCCCTGCGGCTGACCGCCGCCGCGGCGCTGGCCGCCAAGGACCCCGCGCCCGAGCTCGAGCGGGTGCAGACACTCGCCAAGGAGGCGCTCGCCGAGCTCCGCGAGGTGATCTTCGAGCTGCGCCCGGCCGAGCTGGAGGGCGACGGGCTGGCCGAGTCGCTCCGCAAGCACGTCCAGGTGCTGGACCGCGTGTGGGGCGCCGGACGCGGGCGCCGTACGGCGGTGCGGTTCGAGGGCGAGGACGTCGCGCTGCCGCCCGAGACGGAGTCCGTGGTGTTCCGCATCGCCCAGGAGGCGCTCTACAACGCGCTGCGCCACGGCGACCCACGTGAGGTGACCGTGGACCTGACGCGGGGTGTGCTGGAAATCCGCGACGACGGCACCGGCTTCGACGTGTCCGCCGACGCGCGGGACGGGCTGGGGCTGGAGTCCATGCGCGAGCGGGCGGCCTCGGTCGGCGCCGCGCTGACGATCGAGTCGTCCGGCTCCGGCACGGTCGTACGCCTGGAGGTGCGGACATGA
- a CDS encoding S-adenosylmethionine:tRNA ribosyltransferase-isomerase, translating to MREFTLPSTLEAHEPPARRDAVRLLAGTRDGVTHRPFAGLPELLRPGDLLVVNTSPTLPAAVRLDRIALHFSGPLPPSAPHASGEGAWLVELRLRTGEATVPYDGGRCGEWFPLPGGATLTLLGRQTPRLWRARLDTAVVPYLRRYGVPIRYAYVGRDWPLSAYQTIFGTPGLDGGSAEMPSAGRPFTPELVTRLVTHGVQIAPITLHTGVASPEKDEPPYAERYDVPAPTATLVNHVRWEGGRVIAVGTTVVRALETAVADDGFVRASRGWTSHVVTPEEGVRAVDGLLTGLHEPRSSHLRMLTAVAGEDLLEEVYDEALAREYKWHEFGDVNLLIR from the coding sequence ATGCGTGAGTTCACCCTTCCCTCCACTCTTGAGGCCCACGAGCCCCCCGCCAGGCGCGACGCCGTCCGGCTCCTGGCCGGTACCCGTGACGGCGTGACGCATCGCCCGTTCGCCGGGCTGCCCGAACTCCTCCGCCCCGGCGACCTGCTCGTGGTCAACACCTCACCGACCCTGCCCGCCGCCGTACGGCTGGACCGGATCGCGCTGCACTTCTCCGGCCCCCTGCCGCCCAGCGCTCCGCACGCGTCCGGGGAGGGTGCCTGGCTGGTGGAGCTGCGGCTGCGTACCGGGGAGGCGACGGTGCCCTACGACGGTGGCCGGTGCGGCGAGTGGTTCCCGCTGCCGGGCGGCGCGACGCTCACGCTGCTGGGCCGGCAGACGCCACGGCTGTGGCGGGCCCGGCTCGACACGGCCGTCGTCCCGTACCTGCGGCGGTATGGCGTGCCGATCCGGTACGCCTACGTCGGGCGCGACTGGCCGCTGTCGGCGTACCAGACGATCTTCGGGACACCGGGCCTGGACGGCGGCAGCGCGGAGATGCCCAGCGCCGGCCGGCCGTTCACCCCCGAGCTCGTCACGCGTCTCGTGACCCACGGCGTGCAGATCGCGCCCATCACCCTCCACACGGGCGTCGCGTCGCCGGAGAAGGACGAACCTCCGTACGCCGAGCGCTACGACGTGCCGGCCCCGACGGCCACACTGGTGAACCACGTGCGCTGGGAGGGCGGCCGGGTGATCGCCGTCGGCACGACGGTCGTGCGCGCGCTGGAGACCGCGGTCGCCGATGACGGGTTCGTACGGGCCTCACGCGGCTGGACCTCACACGTCGTGACGCCGGAGGAGGGCGTACGCGCGGTGGACGGCCTGCTCACCGGCCTGCACGAGCCACGCTCGTCACACCTGCGGATGCTGACCGCGGTCGCGGGCGAGGACCTGCTGGAGGAGGTGTACGACGAGGCGCTGGCGCGGGAGTACAAGTGGCATGAGTTCGGCGACGTCAACCTCCTCATCCGCTGA
- a CDS encoding MFS transporter, producing the protein MTAPAREEAPAAARAPSLLAGPYRMPTVGIVAVVALLAFESMAVGTAMPVAARDLNGLPLYAWAFSAVFIAGLVANVVSGGWADARGPARPLFTGLAVFVAGLLLAGTAPTMAWFVGGRAVQGFGSGLASVPLYVIVARVYPEEYRPKIFAAMAGAWVVPSLVGPSIGGLVAQHLGWRWVFLGIVPLVVPAALALVPVLRGLRTRGTMPRGRMLAAVALSAGAATLLWGIDHRSLVAVAGLAGLVYGVRTLMPRGLLWLRRGLPTAVAMRGLLLGAMSGTEAFIPLALTTRYGFSPATAGIVLTAGALGWSAGSWWQGRFPGTSRVRFAVAGAGLHAVGVAAVAVSFHLSGWLTLPAWIVAGAGIGLAFPALSVQVLSLSGSSAQGTNSSAMQISDTLGSSLAVGIAGALVNAAGLNAGAVCTAVIATVAALAAHRVRDPHA; encoded by the coding sequence ATGACCGCACCCGCACGTGAGGAGGCACCCGCGGCGGCGCGGGCGCCGTCCCTGCTGGCCGGGCCGTACCGGATGCCGACGGTCGGCATCGTCGCGGTCGTGGCCCTGCTGGCGTTCGAGTCGATGGCCGTCGGCACGGCGATGCCCGTGGCCGCGCGTGACCTGAACGGGCTGCCGCTGTACGCCTGGGCGTTCAGCGCGGTGTTCATCGCCGGCCTGGTCGCCAACGTGGTCTCCGGCGGCTGGGCGGACGCTCGGGGGCCCGCGCGGCCGCTGTTCACCGGGCTCGCCGTCTTCGTCGCCGGGCTGCTCCTCGCGGGCACCGCACCGACGATGGCGTGGTTCGTCGGCGGCCGCGCGGTCCAGGGGTTCGGTTCCGGGCTGGCGTCCGTCCCGCTGTACGTCATCGTCGCGCGCGTCTACCCGGAGGAGTACCGGCCGAAGATCTTCGCGGCGATGGCGGGCGCGTGGGTGGTGCCCTCACTCGTCGGACCCTCCATCGGCGGCCTGGTCGCCCAGCATCTCGGCTGGCGGTGGGTGTTCCTCGGCATCGTGCCGCTGGTCGTCCCGGCCGCCTTGGCTCTGGTCCCGGTGCTTCGCGGGCTGCGGACGCGGGGCACGATGCCGCGCGGGCGGATGCTCGCCGCGGTCGCACTCTCGGCCGGGGCGGCGACCTTGCTGTGGGGAATCGACCACCGCTCGCTCGTGGCCGTCGCCGGTCTCGCCGGACTCGTGTACGGCGTGCGCACGCTCATGCCGCGCGGCCTACTGTGGCTGCGCCGTGGTCTGCCGACGGCCGTCGCGATGCGCGGCCTGCTGCTCGGCGCCATGTCCGGGACCGAGGCGTTCATCCCGCTGGCGCTCACCACGAGGTACGGCTTCAGCCCGGCGACCGCCGGAATCGTGCTGACGGCGGGCGCCCTCGGCTGGTCTGCGGGGTCCTGGTGGCAGGGCCGGTTCCCGGGGACCTCGCGCGTTCGGTTCGCCGTCGCCGGGGCGGGCCTGCACGCGGTCGGCGTCGCGGCCGTGGCGGTGTCCTTCCACCTCTCCGGCTGGCTGACGCTCCCCGCCTGGATCGTCGCCGGCGCGGGCATCGGCCTGGCCTTCCCCGCCCTCAGCGTGCAGGTCCTCAGCCTGTCCGGCAGTTCGGCCCAGGGCACCAACTCCTCCGCCATGCAGATCAGCGACACCCTCGGCTCGTCGCTCGCCGTCGGCATCGCCGGCGCGCTCGTCAACGCGGCCGGCCTGAACGCGGGTGCCGTCTGCACGGCCGTCATCGCCACCGTCGCGGCACTCGCCGCCCACCGAGTCAGGGATCCCCATGCGTGA
- the serB gene encoding phosphoserine phosphatase SerB encodes MNAKKRTLLITLTGRDRPGVTSRLFTTLSAFPVTVADVEQVVIRGRLVLGVLVSYGRDTDVGQVFAATEKIAADLGMEIELATGSGNDAENTSRRRHGRLHVTILGSALRPAALAGIAGRVAAHGANIDRIERLATTPVTCIEMHVSGADPDGLRTALAAEGAEQQVDVAVQRGGLARRTKRLIVMDVDSTLIQGEVIELLAEYAGRADQVAEITEAAMRGELDFEGSLRERVAMLKGLDESVLSEVRRSVEFSPGVRTLVRTLKRLDYKFAIVSGGFTQITDALAADLGIDYSAANVLEIEAGKLTGRLVGPIIDRPGKATALERFAAEAGVPLSQTVAIGDGANDLDMLAVAGLGIAYNAKPVVRQAADTALNVPYMDTIAFLLGISRDEIDAADAEDDALSH; translated from the coding sequence ATGAATGCCAAAAAGCGCACGCTGTTGATCACGTTGACCGGCCGCGACCGCCCCGGGGTCACGTCGCGCCTGTTCACCACCCTTTCCGCGTTCCCGGTGACCGTCGCCGACGTCGAGCAGGTCGTCATCCGTGGCCGGCTGGTCCTCGGGGTCCTGGTGTCCTACGGCCGCGACACCGATGTCGGCCAGGTCTTCGCCGCCACCGAAAAGATCGCGGCCGACCTCGGCATGGAGATCGAGCTCGCCACCGGATCGGGCAACGACGCCGAGAACACCTCGCGCCGGCGGCACGGGCGGTTGCACGTCACCATCCTCGGCAGCGCGCTGCGGCCCGCGGCGCTCGCGGGCATCGCCGGCCGGGTGGCCGCGCACGGCGCCAACATCGACCGCATCGAGCGGCTCGCCACCACCCCGGTCACCTGCATCGAGATGCACGTCTCCGGCGCCGACCCGGACGGCCTGCGCACGGCGCTGGCCGCCGAGGGCGCCGAGCAGCAGGTCGACGTCGCGGTCCAGCGCGGCGGGCTGGCCCGGCGGACCAAACGGCTCATCGTCATGGACGTCGACTCGACCCTCATCCAGGGCGAGGTCATCGAGCTCCTCGCCGAGTACGCCGGCCGCGCGGACCAGGTCGCCGAGATCACCGAGGCCGCCATGCGCGGTGAGCTCGACTTCGAGGGCTCGCTGCGTGAGCGGGTCGCGATGCTCAAGGGACTCGACGAGAGTGTGCTGAGCGAGGTGCGGCGCAGCGTCGAGTTCTCGCCGGGCGTACGCACCCTGGTCCGCACCCTCAAGCGGCTCGACTACAAGTTCGCGATCGTCAGCGGCGGGTTCACCCAGATCACCGACGCGCTCGCCGCCGACCTCGGCATCGACTACTCCGCCGCGAACGTCCTGGAGATCGAGGCGGGCAAGCTGACCGGGCGTCTCGTCGGGCCGATCATCGACCGGCCGGGCAAGGCCACGGCGCTCGAACGCTTCGCCGCCGAGGCGGGAGTGCCGCTCAGCCAGACCGTGGCGATCGGCGACGGCGCGAACGACCTGGACATGCTGGCGGTGGCCGGGCTGGGCATCGCCTACAACGCCAAGCCGGTGGTACGCCAGGCGGCCGACACCGCGCTGAACGTGCCGTACATGGACACCATCGCCTTTCTGCTCGGCATCTCGCGCGACGAGATCGACGCCGCCGACGCCGAGGACGACGCGCTCTCCCACTGA
- a CDS encoding FUSC family protein, protein MASEGRAAPFYGLATAVGVTTPLVIGVFTGHAADSVPAGLGAFYVAFAGPKGPYGARARAMLATVAVVTVFTWFGGLLNGHPWLATVIVPVVAAVGAALSWMGPTAALCTLIAAVRPPTSPVFLNGILEMAGGLWVSVLLLAPWVTDRLRPLRTSVVAAARAVAGAVDALPDSDPDLWDRRRREAYDAIRQARATYAFYRGLGHEDPRRLADVLDRAVDETVVARSLLGALRQEAPPPEWWERELRAVGSALARRCRELAEALETGGSTPGESVALHRFVRVSDDVRRMRVHDRDDVVGSAMVLQVRRMIERIAATIEEAAGIVSGGLRAGFDTTLPERRDGGRRRLTAAVMTGSPGFRHAARVGTAIALAMALDNGLRLPYGYWLPITVTFCLRDSYGGTVERVVKRVGGATVGGTVAALALAVAPEQATLIILVFVGAALGFALSPVNHAYWVMFATPLVMLLIDFTQQLSWRAATWRIGLTVAAGAMALAAARTLWPAGTRRLLPERLARLFHTHAELARTVAARFEGRPCAPVHQRLAEASSAAMEVEDSMLRLAQEPAPPGELLRRLRDTTAIARRLRDYLGTLGALAEEEPVDAGPVPAILERVADHLDAHGDDALELDDLLRELDDHLSSLCRRRRAEIAGGAGVDAVSSMRKALAEVAGARHALRALASDAERLTEVAP, encoded by the coding sequence GTGGCGTCCGAAGGACGTGCCGCGCCCTTCTACGGCCTGGCGACGGCCGTCGGCGTGACCACTCCACTGGTGATCGGCGTGTTCACCGGCCACGCGGCCGACAGCGTGCCCGCGGGCCTGGGCGCCTTCTACGTCGCCTTCGCCGGACCCAAGGGGCCCTATGGCGCCCGTGCCCGCGCGATGCTCGCGACGGTGGCCGTCGTCACCGTCTTCACCTGGTTCGGCGGGCTGCTGAACGGGCACCCCTGGCTCGCGACAGTGATCGTCCCGGTGGTCGCCGCCGTGGGCGCGGCGCTCTCGTGGATGGGCCCGACCGCCGCTCTGTGCACGCTGATCGCCGCGGTACGGCCGCCGACCAGCCCGGTGTTCCTCAACGGGATCCTCGAGATGGCCGGCGGCCTGTGGGTGTCGGTGCTCCTTCTGGCGCCCTGGGTCACGGACCGGCTGCGCCCGCTGCGGACGTCCGTCGTCGCGGCGGCCCGCGCGGTGGCCGGGGCCGTCGACGCGCTGCCCGATTCGGACCCGGACCTGTGGGACCGTCGCCGGCGGGAGGCCTACGACGCGATCAGGCAGGCCCGTGCGACGTACGCGTTCTACCGCGGCCTGGGGCACGAGGATCCGCGGCGGCTGGCGGACGTGCTGGACCGGGCCGTCGACGAGACGGTCGTGGCGCGTTCACTGCTCGGCGCGCTGCGGCAGGAGGCGCCACCGCCCGAGTGGTGGGAGCGGGAACTCCGCGCCGTCGGGTCCGCACTCGCCCGCCGGTGCCGCGAGCTCGCCGAGGCCCTCGAGACGGGCGGGAGCACGCCCGGCGAGTCCGTGGCTCTGCACCGCTTCGTTCGCGTCAGCGACGACGTGCGCCGCATGCGGGTACACGACCGTGACGACGTCGTCGGATCCGCGATGGTCCTGCAGGTACGCCGGATGATCGAGCGGATCGCGGCGACGATCGAGGAGGCGGCCGGGATCGTGTCCGGCGGCCTCAGGGCCGGCTTCGACACGACTCTGCCCGAACGCCGGGACGGTGGCCGGCGGCGCCTCACCGCCGCGGTCATGACCGGCTCGCCCGGGTTCCGGCATGCGGCGCGCGTCGGGACCGCGATCGCGCTGGCGATGGCGCTCGACAACGGGCTCCGGCTGCCGTACGGGTACTGGCTGCCGATCACGGTCACGTTCTGCCTGCGCGACTCTTATGGCGGCACGGTGGAGCGGGTGGTCAAACGGGTCGGCGGCGCGACCGTGGGCGGCACCGTTGCGGCCCTGGCGCTGGCGGTGGCACCCGAACAGGCGACGCTGATCATCCTCGTCTTCGTCGGGGCGGCGCTCGGGTTCGCGCTCTCGCCGGTCAACCACGCGTACTGGGTGATGTTCGCGACCCCGCTGGTGATGCTGCTCATCGACTTCACCCAGCAGCTGTCCTGGCGGGCCGCGACGTGGCGCATCGGGCTCACCGTCGCGGCCGGCGCGATGGCGCTGGCCGCGGCGCGGACGCTGTGGCCCGCCGGCACGCGCCGCCTGCTGCCCGAACGCCTGGCGCGGCTGTTCCACACCCATGCCGAGCTGGCGCGTACGGTCGCCGCGCGGTTCGAGGGCCGGCCGTGCGCTCCGGTGCACCAAAGGCTGGCGGAGGCGTCGTCGGCGGCGATGGAGGTCGAGGACTCGATGCTGCGGCTGGCCCAGGAGCCCGCGCCACCCGGCGAGCTGCTCCGGCGGCTTCGCGACACGACCGCGATCGCGCGGCGCCTGCGCGACTACCTCGGCACGCTGGGGGCGCTGGCCGAAGAGGAGCCCGTCGACGCGGGCCCCGTACCCGCCATCCTCGAACGCGTGGCCGACCACCTTGATGCGCACGGCGATGACGCTCTCGAACTCGACGACCTGCTGCGCGAGCTGGACGACCACCTGTCGAGCCTGTGCCGGCGGCGGCGCGCCGAGATCGCCGGCGGCGCCGGTGTGGACGCGGTGAGCTCGATGCGGAAGGCCCTGGCCGAGGTGGCGGGTGCCCGGCACGCGCTTCGCGCCCTCGCCTCGGACGCGGAGCGGCTCACGGAGGTGGCACCCTGA
- a CDS encoding type II toxin-antitoxin system CcdA family antitoxin gives MSVKERITVTVDSEIAAQIKELAGSTSSFVEAAIREKLDRHRHARVLLDRDLSEARRADPEGFAEAEARVAELMKQHFGGAA, from the coding sequence ATGAGCGTCAAGGAACGCATCACCGTCACCGTCGACTCCGAGATCGCCGCCCAGATCAAGGAGCTCGCCGGGTCCACGTCGTCCTTCGTTGAGGCCGCGATCCGCGAAAAGCTGGACCGCCACCGGCACGCCCGCGTGCTGCTCGACCGCGATCTTTCGGAGGCGAGGCGCGCCGACCCGGAGGGGTTCGCCGAGGCGGAGGCCAGGGTCGCGGAGTTGATGAAGCAACACTTCGGAGGCGCGGCGTGA
- a CDS encoding SDR family NAD(P)-dependent oxidoreductase: MKALITGASRGLGLALAGALAREGWELVLDARGGPALDKASAGLARTTVIAGDVSDPAHRAELVAAADGLDLLVNNASTLGATPLPALSGYPLDVLERAFAVNTLGPLALIQGVLPVLRERHGAIINISSDAAAEPYEGWGGYGATKAALEQISNVLAAEEPGVSVWWVDPGEMRTEMLAAAGEDVAAAPRPEDAAVPALLRLIGDRPPSGRYTAS; this comes from the coding sequence ATGAAGGCACTGATCACCGGGGCGTCCCGCGGGCTCGGTCTCGCACTGGCCGGCGCGCTCGCCCGCGAAGGCTGGGAACTGGTCCTCGACGCACGTGGCGGGCCCGCTCTCGACAAGGCCTCCGCCGGACTCGCCAGGACCACGGTCATCGCCGGCGACGTCTCCGACCCCGCCCACCGGGCCGAGCTTGTGGCCGCCGCGGACGGCCTGGACCTGCTCGTCAACAACGCGAGCACGCTCGGGGCCACGCCGCTGCCTGCGCTGTCCGGCTACCCGCTGGACGTGCTGGAACGCGCGTTCGCGGTCAACACACTCGGGCCGCTGGCGCTGATCCAGGGCGTGCTGCCGGTCCTGCGGGAACGCCATGGCGCGATCATCAACATCAGCTCCGACGCCGCGGCCGAGCCGTACGAGGGCTGGGGCGGGTACGGCGCGACGAAGGCGGCGCTGGAACAGATCTCCAACGTGCTGGCCGCCGAGGAGCCCGGGGTGTCGGTCTGGTGGGTGGATCCGGGCGAGATGCGGACCGAGATGCTCGCCGCTGCCGGCGAGGACGTGGCGGCCGCGCCACGCCCCGAAGACGCCGCCGTGCCCGCGTTGCTGAGGCTCATCGGCGACCGGCCGCCCAGCGGCCGATACACGGCGTCATGA